Proteins from a single region of Urocitellus parryii isolate mUroPar1 chromosome 4, mUroPar1.hap1, whole genome shotgun sequence:
- the Esam gene encoding endothelial cell-selective adhesion molecule: MVFLPGPPATPLLRFLFLGLSTLVSLSRAQLELHVPTGLTKLQVAEGTEVVLPAWYTIQGEAFAVQPWEVPFVMWFLEQDGKDLNQVLAYINGVLSSKPRASLVYSMPSRNVSLRLEGLQEKDSGSYRCSVNVQDSQGKSRGHSSKTLELKVLVPPAPPSCRLLGVPHVGNNVTLSCQSPRSKPAAEYQWERLPPSPQIFFAPALDDIRGSLSLTNLSTSMSGVYICKAHNLLGSATCNVTLEVSTGPRAAVVAGAVVGSLVGLMLLAGLVLLYQRRGKAPEELANDIKEDATAPRTLPWPKSSDTISKNGTLSSVTSARALRSSHASPRPGAMTPTPSLSSQALSSPRLPRTNGAHPQPVSIIPGGVSSSTMNHMGAVPIIVPMQNQAGSLV; this comes from the exons TGTCCCTCTCCAGAGCCCAGCTGGAGCTACACGTGCCCACCGGCCTCACCAAGTTGCAGGTGGCAGAGGGAACGGAAGTGGTGCTCCCAGCTTGGTACACTATACAAGGCGAGGCTTTTGCCGTCCAACCATGGGAAGTGCCATTTGTGATGTGGTTCTTGGAACAAGACGGGAAGGATTTAAACCAG GTATTGGCCTACATCAATGGGGTCTTGTCAAGCAAACCTAGAGCATCCCTGGTCTACTCCATGCCCTCCCGGAATGTGTCCCTGCGGCTGGAGGGCCTCCAGGAGAAAGACTCTGGTTCCTACCGCTGTTCTGTGAATGTGCAAGACAGCCAAGGCAAAAGCAGGGGCCACAGCAGCAAAACCTTAGAGCTCAAAGTGCTAG ttcctccagctcctccatcCTGCCGCCTCCTGGGTGTGCCCCATGTGGGGAACAATGTGACCCTGAGCTGCCAGTCCCCAAGGAGTAAGCCTGCAGCTGAATATCAGTGGGAGCGGCTGCCCCCATCTCCTCAGATTTTCTTTGCACCAGCTTTAG ATGACATCCGTGGGTCTTTAAGCCTCACCAACCTTTCCACTTCCATGTCTGGAGTCTATATCTGCAAAGCCCACAATCTTTTGGGCAGTGCCACGTGCAATGTTACTCTGGAAGTGAGCACAG GACCCAGGGCTGCTGTGGTTGCTGGAGCAGTTGTGGGCAGCCTGGTTGGACTGATGCTGCTTGCTGGGCTGGTCCTCTTGTACCAACGCAGGGGCAAGGCCCCAGAGGAGCTGGCCAATGATATCAA GGAGGATGCCACTGCTCCCCGGACTCTGCCCTGGCCCAAGAGCTCAGACACAATCTCTAAGAATGGGACCCTTTCGTCTGTTACCTCAGCACGAGCCCTCCGATCATCCCATGCCTCTCCCAGGCCTGGTGCAATGACCCCTACACCTAGTCTCTCCAGCCAGGCCCTATCTTCACCAAGACTTCCCAGAACAAATGGGGCCCACCCTCAGCCAGTATCCATTATCCCTGGTGGGGTTTCGTCCTCTACCATGAATCACATGGGTGCTGTGCCCATAATAGTGCCTATGCAGAATCAGGCTGGGTCTCTGGTGTGA